From Chloroflexota bacterium, a single genomic window includes:
- a CDS encoding transketolase family protein, translated as MEVSSTREAYGQTLVSLGKENPDVVVLDADLSKSTRTVYFAREFPQRFFECGIAEQNMMGIAAGLAACGKIVFASSFAVFATARCFDQLRMSIAQPRLNVKVVATHGGVTVGEDGFSHQAIEDLALACSLPGFTVVVPADATETAQVIRVAAGTPGPFYIRLSRQSTLRVHSNGYQFVLGKAVSLRQGFDAAIIATGVMVPVALDAAKSLSLHGIECRVLNMPTLKPLDAEAVILAAQETGAIVTAEEHLQQGGLGSRVAQVVVQNQPVPMAFVALHDAYTHSGKPEELLDLHELTPAGIEKAVRSILLKKR; from the coding sequence ATGGAGGTATCTTCTACCAGGGAAGCCTACGGCCAGACTCTGGTATCTCTGGGAAAAGAGAACCCTGATGTCGTGGTTCTTGACGCTGATCTCTCCAAGTCAACCAGAACCGTCTATTTTGCCCGCGAGTTTCCTCAGCGCTTCTTCGAATGTGGCATTGCTGAGCAGAACATGATGGGCATAGCGGCTGGCCTTGCTGCCTGTGGAAAGATTGTCTTTGCCAGCAGCTTCGCGGTCTTTGCCACAGCTCGCTGTTTTGACCAGTTGCGGATGAGCATTGCTCAGCCTCGTTTGAATGTCAAAGTTGTGGCCACTCATGGTGGTGTCACCGTCGGGGAAGACGGCTTTTCGCATCAGGCTATTGAGGATCTGGCACTTGCCTGCTCACTCCCAGGCTTCACAGTCGTTGTTCCTGCTGACGCCACTGAGACGGCCCAGGTAATAAGAGTGGCGGCGGGTACTCCTGGGCCCTTCTATATTCGGTTGAGCCGCCAGAGTACCCTCCGAGTCCACAGCAATGGTTATCAATTTGTCTTGGGGAAAGCGGTAAGTCTAAGGCAGGGCTTCGATGCTGCCATTATTGCCACCGGAGTGATGGTGCCTGTAGCGTTGGACGCTGCAAAAAGCCTTTCTCTCCACGGGATTGAGTGTCGGGTACTAAACATGCCAACCTTGAAGCCTCTGGATGCGGAGGCGGTCATACTGGCCGCCCAAGAGACTGGTGCTATCGTGACCGCCGAGGAGCATCTACAGCAAGGAGGGTTGGGAAGCCGAGTAGCCCAAGTGGTGGTCCAAAACCAGCCTGTACCTATGGCTTTCGTCGCCCTCCACGATGCCTATACTCACTCGGGGAAACCGGAGGAGTTGCTGGATCTCCATGAGTTGACTCCTGCTGGCATCGAGAAGGCGGTAAGGTCAATACTTCTCAAGAAGAGGTAG